From a region of the Butyrivibrio sp. AE3004 genome:
- a CDS encoding CD3324 family protein, with protein sequence MKYENAKDILPASLLREVQKYAEGKAIYIPKRERSKGWGEASGYREKLNKRNALICSRYGAGAGIMELAEEFFLSPESIKKIVYGKKIKLPEYSPTIYSAKQYSDAGIGEEWVRIYLDNEGMDTPDGSEFFLSELVKIPLRLIEDGTGVEAKEESDAYTDKPLIIMFEDHKFRSFCGEEYLAFLRKEKKNAHWAFIIVGHKEYSYYFNNFGKQFQRGK encoded by the coding sequence ATGAAATATGAAAATGCAAAGGATATTCTCCCCGCAAGCCTTTTGAGAGAAGTGCAAAAGTATGCAGAAGGAAAAGCCATCTATATACCTAAGCGCGAAAGATCAAAGGGCTGGGGAGAAGCATCTGGTTATCGTGAAAAACTGAATAAGAGAAATGCTCTCATCTGCAGCAGGTATGGCGCAGGTGCCGGTATTATGGAACTGGCGGAGGAGTTTTTTCTCTCTCCGGAATCGATCAAGAAAATAGTGTACGGTAAGAAGATAAAACTCCCCGAGTATTCCCCCACCATATACTCCGCAAAGCAGTATTCGGATGCCGGTATAGGTGAAGAATGGGTAAGGATATATCTGGACAATGAAGGTATGGATACACCTGATGGGTCGGAGTTTTTCCTTTCTGAACTTGTAAAGATCCCTCTTCGCCTTATAGAGGATGGTACAGGTGTGGAGGCAAAAGAAGAATCTGATGCGTACACAGATAAACCTTTGATCATTATGTTCGAGGATCACAAATTCAGAAGCTTCTGTGGAGAAGAATATCTTGCTTTTTTGAGAAAGGAAAAGAAGAACGCACACTGGGCTTTTATTATTGTAGGCCACAAGGAGTATAGCTACTATTTTAATAACTTTGGTAAGCAGTTTCAGAGAGGAAAATGA
- a CDS encoding glucosyltransferase domain-containing protein: MGKSKLDKNIIIDYILTLVIVIFAYQGFYRFGFGSDTMIHYLNPLINIESEFTYGRYIPYLMEMLFYKLGIILPEKYRYFFILHIFVVSLGAFIYQQVIISLLNKKKVFSDIFEEYFGRVLLLLPFISTLFSEYLMFPECFVYCFYVLFTALALYFYSKNKYVAAVFFMLMGGCTYQVSVILCAIYTLLYILVEGDCVLNKKMFFRGLIVSVSCLLSGFLNYESTKLMLVTGVMSDNPKPITSGSVFDSVTGVIRLFWNFLKNGIGLLPVPYINLCILIIVTLMLLISRKTEKERILTFVFGGFVMFALSLAIPIIQSSAPRVIYTLYAALGCTCFLAYIQLDIKTKKYMKALIGICAIVQLFSCQQIALNHYISNVQDLACAQAVLNKIDNYEADTGVTVTEIGVCVDDESLNYYDNVYYKLDQINERTARNVAYSLLEYAGSLEKKDELNGIKSDTGRRFKKSQMKAGKIRKKYFKDKNWDKFDVDKQLVIDKNTAYWCIY; encoded by the coding sequence ATGGGGAAATCTAAATTAGATAAAAATATAATAATTGACTATATACTAACCCTGGTAATTGTCATTTTCGCGTACCAGGGATTTTACAGATTTGGATTTGGATCAGATACGATGATTCATTATCTCAATCCTCTTATAAACATCGAATCTGAATTTACTTACGGGAGATATATTCCATATCTTATGGAGATGCTGTTTTATAAGCTTGGAATCATACTTCCTGAGAAATACAGGTATTTTTTTATTCTGCATATTTTTGTGGTTTCGCTTGGAGCATTTATTTACCAGCAGGTAATAATATCGCTACTAAACAAGAAAAAAGTTTTTTCTGATATTTTTGAAGAATACTTTGGAAGAGTATTGCTGCTTTTGCCGTTTATCAGCACACTTTTTTCGGAATATCTTATGTTCCCGGAGTGCTTTGTTTACTGCTTCTATGTGTTGTTTACAGCACTTGCTTTATATTTTTATTCTAAAAATAAGTACGTAGCGGCAGTGTTTTTTATGCTGATGGGTGGATGCACATATCAGGTTTCGGTGATATTGTGTGCAATTTATACTCTTCTCTATATTTTAGTTGAGGGTGATTGTGTTCTAAATAAGAAGATGTTTTTCAGAGGGCTGATAGTTTCTGTTAGCTGTCTTTTGTCCGGCTTTCTTAATTATGAATCAACCAAGCTGATGCTGGTCACAGGAGTAATGTCTGATAATCCAAAGCCGATAACATCCGGGAGTGTTTTTGATAGTGTTACTGGGGTAATCAGACTTTTTTGGAACTTTTTGAAAAATGGTATTGGACTGTTGCCGGTTCCGTATATTAATTTATGCATCCTGATAATAGTGACATTGATGCTTTTAATATCCCGTAAAACAGAGAAAGAAAGAATTTTAACGTTTGTTTTTGGCGGATTTGTGATGTTTGCGCTATCACTTGCGATTCCTATTATCCAATCAAGCGCTCCCAGAGTTATTTATACCTTATATGCAGCTTTGGGATGCACATGTTTTTTGGCGTATATCCAGCTTGATATAAAGACGAAAAAATATATGAAGGCTCTTATAGGAATTTGTGCTATTGTTCAGCTTTTTTCCTGCCAGCAGATAGCGCTTAATCACTATATTTCAAATGTTCAGGATTTAGCATGTGCACAGGCGGTGCTTAATAAGATTGATAACTATGAAGCTGATACCGGAGTAACCGTTACCGAAATTGGTGTATGTGTGGATGATGAGTCTTTAAATTATTATGATAATGTATATTATAAACTAGACCAGATAAACGAGCGTACTGCAAGAAATGTAGCATACAGCCTTTTGGAGTATGCAGGCAGTCTTGAGAAAAAAGATGAACTAAATGGCATTAAATCAGATACCGGCAGAAGATTCAAAAAAAGTCAGATGAAGGCAGGAAAAATAAGAAAAAAATATTTTAAAGATAAGAACTGGGATAAATTTGATGTGGATAAGCAGCTGGTAATTGACAAAAATACAGCATATTGGTGTATTTATTAA
- a CDS encoding deoxyguanosinetriphosphate triphosphohydrolase has translation MEWRKLLCSDRIRPIYKHEGSKDLRSEFEKDYHRIIGSASFRRLQDKTQVFPLDQSDFVRTRLTHSLEVSSFCKSLGQNIARKIISEIGDESFEVGYQQDICDILQCAGLLHDIGNPPFGHFGETVIREWFKDNLSKLEFNLEESGNVKRKTVRDVLNPQMQNDFYNFEGNTQALRVVTKLHYLVDEHGMNLTKALLATIIKYPVSSLNVDKKSKDICCHKMGYYFADREIFRDIEYSCGLNGRRHPLTYILEAADDIAYRTADIEDSYKKRRISFDVLLRELENRCYDDGSDTEYRALIDTLKYRYEKGIEHKVSDPGEYAVQNWIIAVQGKLIYFATESFAKNYEAIMDGSFGQELLEGTEGKHIVDTLGDIAVKYAFNSEPILKIEVSANQILTYLLDRLVPAAIYYDTDKKARPIDSRMISFISDNYKKIYHIYSEGRTEDEKLYLRLLLVTDYVCGMTDSYAKRLYQELNGLT, from the coding sequence TTGGAGTGGAGAAAACTTTTATGCAGCGATAGAATTCGTCCCATATATAAACATGAAGGTTCCAAGGATCTTCGAAGCGAATTCGAGAAAGACTATCACAGAATAATAGGAAGCGCTTCTTTTAGAAGACTTCAGGATAAAACACAGGTTTTTCCGCTTGATCAGTCTGATTTTGTCAGGACAAGATTAACACATTCTCTGGAGGTATCATCTTTTTGTAAATCTCTTGGGCAGAACATAGCAAGAAAAATAATTTCCGAAATCGGGGATGAAAGCTTTGAAGTAGGCTATCAGCAGGATATTTGCGACATTCTTCAGTGTGCGGGGCTTCTTCATGATATAGGGAATCCGCCCTTTGGACATTTTGGTGAAACTGTCATAAGAGAATGGTTCAAGGATAATCTTTCTAAGCTGGAATTTAATCTTGAAGAATCCGGAAATGTTAAGAGAAAAACTGTAAGAGATGTTCTTAATCCTCAGATGCAAAATGACTTTTATAATTTCGAGGGCAATACTCAGGCTCTTAGAGTAGTGACTAAGCTCCACTATCTTGTGGATGAGCATGGCATGAATCTTACAAAGGCACTTCTTGCCACAATTATTAAATATCCTGTTTCATCGTTAAATGTTGATAAGAAAAGTAAAGACATCTGCTGCCATAAAATGGGCTATTATTTTGCAGACAGAGAAATTTTCCGGGATATAGAGTACTCCTGCGGATTAAACGGCAGGCGACATCCTCTTACATATATCCTTGAGGCTGCTGATGATATTGCATACAGAACAGCGGATATAGAGGACTCATACAAAAAGAGAAGAATTAGTTTTGATGTATTACTAAGAGAGTTGGAAAACAGATGCTATGATGACGGATCGGATACGGAATACAGAGCACTGATAGACACTCTTAAATACAGATATGAGAAAGGAATTGAGCATAAGGTCAGCGATCCCGGAGAATATGCTGTTCAGAATTGGATTATTGCCGTACAGGGAAAGCTTATATATTTTGCTACAGAAAGCTTTGCAAAGAATTATGAGGCCATAATGGATGGCTCTTTTGGGCAGGAGCTGCTTGAAGGAACTGAAGGAAAGCATATAGTTGATACACTTGGTGATATTGCTGTTAAATATGCATTTAATTCGGAACCTATACTTAAGATTGAAGTAAGTGCCAACCAGATTTTGACATATCTTTTAGACAGACTTGTTCCCGCAGCTATTTATTATGATACGGATAAAAAGGCAAGACCTATTGATTCAAGGATGATCTCATTTATATCCGACAATTATAAAAAAATATATCATATCTATTCAGAAGGCAGGACGGAGGATGAGAAGCTATACCTGAGATTGCTTCTTGTCACGGATTATGTCTGCGGTATGACTGACAGTTATGCTAAGAGACTGTATCAGGAATTAAATGGACTTACATAG
- a CDS encoding C40 family peptidase, with protein sequence MKRFNIRLLNRYICAGLAVAMLTVSGSPAMATSSEELKKQQKELEKQQKELEKEQNAIESQKQKSQSGLNNANQNISEIQGEQAEIQEGIDEAKEELTGLLTSIDLIQADIEDTQIKIEKTQQEYEEAKNQEETLYTAMKKRIKFMYEKGEFSYAELLLQAQSVGDMLNKAGYAEELYDYDRNKLYEFVAAKEAAEQYGEELEEAKSELETSQYELKEEQVHVEQIIDKYKKQYANFDVQLAKARQNAAVYTAQLQQQTSQIRDLQAKIDAKEAEVKKTKKAADAAAKKEAEEAKKKKEAEEAKKKAEEAKKKEEDKLAQANTDDDPVEDDSDDQDDTSDSPSSSNASSEASSTPAKTAPAPLGSATGQNIANYACQFVGNPYVAGGTSLTNGADCSGFVYAVYKQFGISVPRSSYAQATYGREVSYQNAAAGDIIYYGGHVAIYLGGGRIVHASTARTGIKYENATYRTILTIRRFVG encoded by the coding sequence ATGAAAAGATTTAATATAAGATTATTAAACAGATATATTTGCGCAGGTTTGGCAGTTGCTATGCTCACTGTTTCAGGAAGTCCTGCGATGGCAACGAGTAGCGAGGAGCTCAAGAAACAGCAGAAGGAGCTGGAGAAACAGCAAAAAGAGCTGGAAAAGGAGCAAAATGCCATCGAATCCCAAAAACAGAAGAGTCAGAGCGGGCTTAACAATGCAAACCAGAATATTAGCGAGATACAGGGAGAGCAGGCGGAAATTCAGGAAGGAATTGATGAAGCCAAGGAAGAATTGACGGGACTTCTTACGAGTATCGATCTGATTCAGGCTGATATCGAGGACACTCAGATTAAGATCGAAAAGACTCAGCAGGAATATGAAGAGGCCAAGAACCAGGAAGAAACTTTATATACTGCGATGAAAAAACGAATCAAATTCATGTATGAAAAGGGTGAGTTTTCATATGCCGAACTTCTTCTGCAGGCTCAGAGTGTCGGAGATATGCTGAATAAGGCAGGTTATGCTGAAGAGCTGTATGACTATGACAGAAACAAGCTTTATGAATTTGTGGCAGCAAAGGAAGCTGCTGAACAATATGGTGAAGAACTTGAGGAAGCAAAGTCAGAGCTTGAAACATCTCAGTATGAGCTTAAAGAGGAACAGGTTCATGTTGAGCAGATCATAGATAAATATAAAAAGCAGTATGCAAATTTTGATGTTCAGCTTGCCAAGGCACGTCAGAATGCGGCAGTTTATACCGCACAGCTTCAACAGCAGACTTCACAGATAAGAGACCTTCAGGCAAAGATCGATGCCAAGGAGGCAGAAGTAAAAAAGACAAAGAAGGCAGCGGATGCGGCTGCAAAGAAGGAAGCGGAAGAAGCGAAGAAGAAAAAGGAAGCAGAAGAAGCCAAGAAAAAAGCAGAAGAAGCTAAGAAAAAAGAAGAAGATAAGCTTGCGCAGGCAAATACAGATGATGATCCGGTCGAGGATGATTCAGATGACCAGGATGATACTTCTGATTCACCGAGTTCATCAAATGCTTCAAGCGAAGCTTCATCAACTCCGGCTAAAACTGCTCCTGCTCCTTTGGGGTCAGCAACAGGGCAGAATATTGCTAATTATGCATGTCAGTTTGTTGGAAATCCTTATGTTGCCGGAGGCACCAGTCTTACCAATGGTGCTGACTGTTCAGGTTTTGTCTATGCTGTATACAAGCAGTTCGGAATCAGCGTGCCAAGATCATCATACGCTCAGGCTACATACGGAAGAGAAGTCTCCTATCAGAATGCGGCAGCGGGAGACATTATCTATTACGGAGGCCATGTAGCTATTTATCTTGGCGGAGGCAGAATTGTACATGCAAGTACTGCAAGAACGGGAATAAAATACGAAAACGCTACTTACAGAACCATATTGACTATTCGCAGATTTGTCGGATAA
- the asnS gene encoding asparagine--tRNA ligase, with protein MELTDIRELFQAPEKFADKKVTVGGWIRSIRDSKAIGFIVLNDGTYFTPLQIVYSDSLGNFAEVSKLNVGSAIIAEGTIVLTPGAKQPFEMQAETVTIEGPSTPDFPLQKKRHSLEFLRTIPHLRARTNTFEAVFRVRSLAAYAIHSFFQERGFVYVHTPLITGSDCEGAGEMFQVTTMDLNNVPKTEDGQVDYSQDFFGKPVNLTVSGQLNVETYAFAFKNVYTFGPTFRAENSNTTRHAAEFWMIEPEMCFADLKDDCDCAEAMLKYVINYVLENAPAEMEFFNSFVDKGLIERLKNVANSEFGRITYTEAVEILKEHNDQFDYKVEWGSDLQTEHERFLTEQIFKKPVFVTDYPKEIKAFYMKLNEDGKTVAAADCLVPGIGEIVGGSQREDDLETLEKRMDELGLKKEDYQFYLDLRRYGSVRHAGFGLGFERCVMYLTGMGNIRDVESFPRTVGNCEL; from the coding sequence ATGGAACTGACAGATATCAGAGAGCTTTTTCAGGCTCCGGAAAAATTTGCTGATAAAAAAGTTACTGTAGGCGGATGGATCAGAAGCATAAGAGATTCAAAGGCTATAGGTTTTATTGTATTAAACGACGGAACATATTTTACACCACTTCAGATTGTATATTCTGACAGCCTTGGCAATTTTGCAGAGGTAAGCAAGCTGAATGTCGGATCTGCTATTATAGCTGAGGGTACAATCGTACTTACCCCCGGTGCAAAGCAGCCCTTTGAGATGCAGGCGGAGACAGTTACTATTGAGGGACCCTCAACGCCTGATTTCCCGCTTCAGAAAAAACGTCATTCACTCGAATTCTTAAGAACAATACCTCATCTCCGCGCACGTACCAATACTTTTGAGGCCGTTTTCAGAGTTCGTTCACTTGCTGCATATGCTATTCATTCATTCTTCCAGGAGAGAGGATTCGTATATGTTCATACTCCTCTTATCACAGGTAGTGATTGTGAAGGTGCAGGAGAGATGTTCCAGGTAACTACAATGGATCTCAATAATGTGCCTAAGACTGAAGATGGTCAGGTTGATTATTCACAGGACTTTTTCGGAAAACCGGTTAATCTTACCGTTTCCGGGCAGCTCAATGTTGAGACATACGCTTTTGCATTTAAGAATGTTTATACCTTTGGACCTACATTCAGAGCTGAGAACTCCAATACCACAAGACATGCAGCTGAGTTCTGGATGATTGAGCCTGAGATGTGTTTTGCGGATCTTAAGGATGACTGCGACTGCGCAGAGGCTATGCTTAAGTATGTAATTAACTATGTACTTGAGAATGCTCCTGCAGAAATGGAATTCTTCAATTCATTTGTAGATAAGGGTCTTATCGAGAGACTTAAGAATGTAGCAAACAGTGAGTTTGGAAGAATTACATATACAGAAGCTGTTGAAATTCTTAAAGAGCACAATGACCAGTTTGACTATAAAGTTGAATGGGGCTCAGATCTTCAGACAGAGCATGAAAGATTCCTTACAGAGCAGATCTTTAAAAAGCCTGTATTTGTAACAGATTATCCGAAGGAAATAAAGGCATTCTATATGAAGCTGAATGAGGATGGCAAGACTGTAGCAGCTGCTGACTGTCTTGTACCCGGAATCGGTGAAATAGTTGGTGGAAGCCAGAGAGAAGATGACCTTGAGACTCTTGAAAAGAGAATGGATGAACTTGGACTTAAGAAAGAAGATTATCAGTTCTATCTTGATCTTCGCCGTTATGGTTCAGTACGACATGCCGGATTCGGACTTGGTTTTGAGCGTTGTGTAATGTATCTCACAGGTATGGGAAATATTCGTGATGTTGAATCATTCCCCAGAACTGTAGGTAATTGCGAATTATAA
- a CDS encoding class I SAM-dependent methyltransferase produces the protein MEDYSKQHKKAWEFDAYDFWVRTAGTPEERASKDKENSRKMLKQYANYFDSFEGVKVANICGSCGKKAIPLALLGAEVTVFDISEANKKYAMETAEAAGVNIGYEVCDIMEIDMEKYAGFFDVVFMEGGILHYFHDINAFMTVMNGLLKPGGKMICSDFHPFTKISDILGLQQPTMSYFSTDIFEGEMAHARFYDEEIRKQIPKCHYRKYTISEIINSIIGSGFTLERFDEHPSWENEKLPGEFTAIAIKR, from the coding sequence TTGGAAGATTACAGTAAACAACATAAGAAAGCCTGGGAGTTTGATGCATATGATTTTTGGGTAAGAACCGCCGGGACTCCGGAGGAAAGAGCATCAAAGGATAAAGAAAACTCTAGGAAGATGCTAAAGCAGTATGCGAACTACTTTGATTCTTTTGAAGGCGTCAAGGTAGCTAATATCTGCGGATCCTGCGGCAAGAAAGCAATTCCGCTGGCTCTTTTGGGAGCAGAGGTTACAGTATTTGATATATCCGAAGCCAATAAGAAATATGCCATGGAAACAGCTGAGGCTGCAGGCGTAAACATTGGCTATGAAGTTTGTGATATCATGGAAATCGATATGGAAAAGTATGCCGGTTTCTTTGATGTCGTATTCATGGAAGGTGGAATCCTTCATTATTTCCACGATATAAATGCTTTTATGACCGTTATGAACGGACTCTTAAAGCCGGGTGGAAAGATGATCTGCAGCGACTTTCATCCTTTTACCAAAATCTCGGATATATTAGGGTTACAGCAGCCTACCATGAGTTATTTCTCAACAGATATCTTTGAAGGTGAGATGGCGCACGCAAGATTTTACGATGAGGAGATCCGTAAGCAGATCCCGAAATGCCATTACAGGAAGTACACCATCAGCGAGATCATCAATTCTATCATCGGGAGCGGATTTACTTTGGAGCGTTTTGATGAACATCCTTCATGGGAAAATGAAAAACTCCCGGGTGAGTTTACAGCGATAGCAATAAAGCGGTGA
- the guaA gene encoding glutamine-hydrolyzing GMP synthase, producing the protein MAREMVVVLDFGGQYKQLIARRVRECNVYCEIHPYNIGLDKLREMNLKGIILTGGPNSVYGDKAVLCDKELFDLGVPVLGICYGAQLTAFLNGGEVKTAPVSEYGKTETFLDSASELFKDMTENEDGIPVRYSDNSFESPLNGGMVGGAKAVVTTWMSHTDYIAKAPEGFKITANTDNCPVAAMENSQKKIYAVQFHPEVMHTECGTIMLRNFVMNICGCACDWQMSDFVERSIKEIRDKVGNGRALCALSGGVDSSVAAVLMSKAIGKQLTCVFVDHGLLRKDEGDEVEEVFGPNGAYDLNFIRVNAQDRFYEALKGVEEPEKKRKIIGEMFIRVFEEEAKKIGAVDFLVQGTIYPDVVESGIGEGAVIKSHHNVGGLPDYVDFKEIIEPLRMLFKDEVRASGLELGIPEHLVYRQPFPGPGLGIRIIGEVTAEKVRIVQDADAIYREEIARAASSYKKEFGKNPAWLPAQYFAALTNMRSVGVMGDFRTYDYAVALRAVNTSDFMTADATDLPWEILQTVMNRIINEVKGVNRVMYDLTSKPPGTIELE; encoded by the coding sequence ATGGCAAGAGAAATGGTTGTAGTTCTTGACTTCGGTGGACAGTATAAGCAGCTGATCGCAAGACGTGTACGTGAATGCAACGTGTATTGCGAGATACATCCGTATAATATCGGACTTGATAAGCTTCGGGAAATGAATCTCAAAGGCATTATTTTGACCGGTGGACCAAACAGTGTCTATGGAGATAAGGCTGTTTTATGTGACAAGGAGCTTTTTGATCTGGGAGTTCCGGTTCTTGGCATCTGCTATGGAGCTCAGTTAACAGCATTTTTAAATGGTGGAGAAGTAAAGACTGCTCCCGTAAGTGAGTATGGTAAGACAGAAACGTTTCTTGATTCAGCTTCAGAGTTGTTTAAAGATATGACTGAAAATGAGGACGGGATACCTGTTCGATATTCGGATAATTCCTTTGAGAGTCCTCTTAACGGTGGAATGGTAGGTGGTGCAAAAGCCGTGGTTACGACATGGATGAGCCACACAGACTACATAGCAAAGGCTCCGGAGGGATTTAAAATAACCGCAAATACAGATAACTGCCCCGTAGCAGCTATGGAGAATTCGCAGAAAAAAATTTATGCGGTTCAGTTCCATCCTGAAGTTATGCACACTGAGTGTGGAACCATTATGCTAAGGAATTTTGTAATGAACATATGTGGATGCGCCTGTGACTGGCAGATGTCTGATTTTGTAGAGCGCAGCATTAAGGAAATTCGTGATAAGGTTGGAAATGGAAGAGCGTTGTGTGCTTTGTCAGGCGGTGTTGATTCATCTGTGGCAGCCGTTCTTATGAGTAAAGCAATTGGCAAGCAGCTTACTTGTGTTTTTGTTGATCATGGTCTTCTTAGAAAAGATGAAGGTGATGAGGTTGAGGAAGTATTTGGACCAAATGGTGCGTATGACCTGAATTTCATCAGAGTAAATGCACAGGATAGATTTTATGAAGCTCTTAAGGGAGTTGAGGAACCCGAGAAGAAACGAAAAATAATCGGAGAGATGTTTATTCGTGTATTTGAGGAAGAAGCCAAGAAAATCGGAGCAGTTGATTTCCTTGTTCAGGGAACAATTTATCCCGATGTTGTAGAGAGTGGTATCGGAGAAGGTGCTGTTATCAAGTCTCATCACAACGTAGGCGGACTTCCGGATTATGTTGATTTTAAGGAAATAATAGAACCTTTAAGAATGCTTTTCAAAGATGAAGTCAGAGCATCAGGCTTAGAGCTTGGAATACCGGAACACCTTGTTTACAGGCAGCCTTTCCCCGGACCCGGACTTGGTATCAGGATAATCGGTGAAGTTACAGCTGAGAAGGTACGCATTGTTCAAGATGCAGATGCAATTTATCGTGAGGAAATTGCCAGGGCTGCTTCTTCATATAAAAAAGAATTTGGCAAAAATCCGGCATGGCTTCCTGCTCAATACTTTGCAGCACTTACAAATATGCGCTCTGTTGGTGTCATGGGCGACTTCAGAACTTATGATTATGCTGTGGCACTCCGTGCAGTAAATACTTCTGATTTCATGACAGCGGATGCAACAGACCTTCCTTGGGAGATTTTGCAGACAGTTATGAATAGGATTATAAATGAGGTTAAGGGAGTAAACCGTGTAATGTATGATCTTACTTCCAAACCACCGGGAACAATTGAACTAGAATGA
- a CDS encoding GNAT family N-acetyltransferase → MGRFLLMEKKLDVETDSIFLAEANDLYADELQRFKEEVLEVDKDNDDQFAGCMGLRDCATAKEWIDICNLRKNAETCEQVGTKVPSTTYFAIRESNHRLVGVIDLRHHINHPILESWGGHCGYSVRPSERGKGYGAEMLKLNVINAGKMGIGKMLVVCDEDNAASERMILANRGQLENIIEVDGCNMKRFWIKVENE, encoded by the coding sequence ATGGGCAGATTTCTTCTGATGGAAAAGAAATTGGATGTAGAGACAGATTCTATTTTTCTTGCTGAAGCAAATGATTTGTATGCAGATGAACTGCAAAGGTTCAAAGAGGAAGTACTTGAAGTAGATAAGGACAACGACGATCAGTTTGCAGGCTGTATGGGATTAAGAGATTGTGCTACAGCAAAGGAATGGATTGATATTTGTAATTTGAGAAAAAACGCTGAGACATGTGAGCAGGTTGGCACAAAAGTGCCTTCAACGACATATTTTGCTATAAGAGAAAGCAATCATAGGTTGGTGGGAGTCATAGATCTGCGTCATCATATAAATCACCCTATTCTTGAATCTTGGGGTGGTCACTGTGGGTATTCAGTCAGACCTTCTGAAAGAGGTAAGGGATATGGAGCGGAAATGCTCAAGTTAAATGTGATAAATGCAGGTAAAATGGGAATTGGGAAAATGCTTGTAGTATGTGATGAGGATAACGCTGCCAGCGAAAGGATGATACTTGCAAACAGAGGACAGCTCGAAAATATAATAGAAGTAGATGGCTGTAATATGAAAAGATTTTGGATAAAAGTGGAAAATGAATAA
- a CDS encoding aminoglycoside 6-adenylyltransferase, whose amino-acid sequence MRTEKEMMELILRTAEEDARIRAVYMNGSRTNPNAPKDIFQDYDIVYVVEETGSFIRDKEWIRRFGDILFMQYPDEHPDYPSDKENSYGWLMIFTDGNRLDLTVKSVPHAKENVKEDSLCKILLDKDGILPEIPEASEETYLVHRPSKEQYAAVCNEFWWCLNNIAKGLWRKEVTYAQDMLNFVVRKQLEKMLSWKIGELTDYSVSVGKSGKYMKKWLSEEEWQKYLDTYCGTDVNDMWSAVESMCRLFIDASKWVAEHGNFIFDRQEADNSFKYFSTVKEMDGNAVSIF is encoded by the coding sequence ATGCGTACAGAGAAAGAGATGATGGAACTGATCCTGCGTACAGCTGAGGAAGATGCCAGAATCCGAGCTGTTTATATGAACGGATCAAGAACCAATCCCAATGCTCCAAAGGATATTTTTCAGGATTATGACATTGTTTATGTTGTGGAAGAAACCGGATCTTTTATCCGGGACAAGGAGTGGATCCGGCGGTTCGGGGATATACTGTTTATGCAGTATCCTGACGAACATCCGGATTATCCGAGTGACAAAGAAAACTCCTATGGCTGGCTGATGATATTTACGGACGGAAACAGGCTGGATCTTACAGTTAAATCGGTTCCACATGCAAAGGAAAACGTTAAGGAAGACAGTTTATGCAAGATCCTGCTGGATAAAGACGGAATTCTTCCTGAGATTCCAGAGGCATCGGAAGAAACGTATTTAGTCCATCGGCCGTCAAAGGAACAGTATGCGGCCGTCTGCAACGAATTCTGGTGGTGCCTTAACAATATCGCAAAGGGTCTTTGGAGAAAAGAAGTGACATATGCACAGGATATGCTGAACTTCGTGGTCAGAAAGCAGCTTGAAAAGATGCTTTCCTGGAAAATAGGAGAACTGACCGATTATTCTGTCAGCGTCGGTAAATCCGGAAAGTATATGAAGAAATGGCTCTCTGAAGAAGAGTGGCAGAAGTATCTGGACACTTATTGCGGCACTGATGTAAACGACATGTGGAGCGCCGTGGAATCTATGTGCCGGCTGTTCATAGATGCTTCAAAATGGGTGGCAGAACATGGCAATTTCATCTTTGACAGGCAGGAAGCTGATAATAGTTTCAAATACTTCAGCACGGTGAAAGAAATGGATGGAAATGCGGTAAGCATTTTTTGA